The segment TCCCTCAAGCAAGACTGCCCTTCTTTTTGTCATAGAGGctctccgcactgccaaagctgactctctcctctgttctcatctccTAGATCTATACACTGCCTTCGATgccgtgaaccatcagatcctcttctccaccctctcagagctgagcgtctcaggctctgcacactcttggattgcattcTACCTGACAGCCCGCTCTTACCAGGTGACGTGGAGAAGATCTGTATCTGCACCACACTCACGACGGGTGTCCCCCTGGGCTCCGTTCTAGgccctctatacaccaagtcagtCACTCGGCTCAATCATATCATCACATGGTCTCCTATCATTACTATGTGGATGACACTCGGCTACTTTTCTCCTTCCGTCCTCCTGACACCCAGCTGGCAACATGCATCTCtgtgtgcctggcagatatctcagcttgaaTGTCGGCCCAAAACCTCAAGCTCAACATCGAGAAGATGGTGCTGCTCATCTTCTCGGAAGGCCTGCCCGCTCAAAGACCTTTCCATCACGGTTGACTCCACGCCCCCCTCCCAAaatgcaaagaaccttggcgtgaccctggacaacaccctgtcattctctgcaaacataaaagcagtgactcgctcctgcaggttcatgctctaaaACATCCGaggagtacgaccctacctcgcATCTGGATTACTAcaactcactgttggctgggcGCCCTGCTTGTACCATGATTCCCCTGCAACTCCAGAACGTTGCAGCCCACCTAGTTCAACCCTTGTGATTTTTCccatgttaccccactcttccacagtcaaagctcacatccactacaagaccatggtttTTGCCTACAGAGctgcaagaggaactgcccctccttaccttcaggctatgctcaaactcTACACTCCAACCCGAGGACTCCCCTTGAAGCTAAGAAAGTCTCTGACCATCTTCCGAAAACATCTGGAACCCTagctcttcaaagagtatcttaaatacaCTTAAATCCCACAGCCTCACCCCCACCCCCTTTTATTTAGGATGATTTTatttactgtgatatgtggttggcagtaatcttaagatagctaactgtaagttgctctgaataagtctgttaaatgacaaaaatgtaaaatatGCTGATGTGGGTTTTTTTTTCTTCCCTGAAATGATTCACTCTGTGCCCTCCCTGCTTGTTGTCTCTCAGGTGATTGGGAAGAGCAGTGAGAAGTCTGAGGACACGGCCATTGATGAGAAGTATCTGATTGCTACCTCGGAGCAGCCTATTGCAGCCTTCCTGAGAGACGAGTGGCTGAAGCCAGAGGAGCTGCCCATTCGCTACGCCGGCCTCTCCACCTGCTTCAGACAGGAAGTGGGCTCCCATGGCCGTGACACCCGAGGCATCTTCAGGGTACACCAGTTTGAGAAGGTCAGTGGACATTTTCTCGAAGTAGATATGGGTGAGTCATGATCAATGTAGAAAAGGCCACATCTTTGTTGGAGTACATTGTATTTTATAGGCCTAATTGAAGAAGGATGAAGTCCTGTTATTGATCAATTACAGATGTCAAGCGATGCACATTTTTCAGAGGAGAACATTGTTTTTTTAATAGGGCCTCAGGTAATGATTGCCAAATACTAATCAACACTCTCTCCATTCAGATTGAGCAGTTTGTATTTGCCTCTCCTCATGACAACAAGTCCTGGGAGATGATGGATGAGATGATTGGAACTGCTGAGGAGTTCTACCAGACACTAGGGATCCCCTACCGCATCGTCAACATAGTCTCAGGTAGGTGCTGCAGATAGTTCTACTCAACATACCTGTTCCTCTCTGGGACGGAGACATAATGATCATTGGCCAATTCCATACGAGATTGGCCAAAAGATATGATGTTTTGAATCTTTCTGAAATTAAATCCATAATGTCCTTTGGGGGAAGGATGCCTAGCAGATCTTTTGAAGTCTGTATCCAAAGTGATTATTGAGAAATAATTTATTAAAGTTTGGAAATGTGACGTTTTGACCATTCCCAGGGCTTCTGTGAGACACTACAACAATGTTTCAAATGACTGGCTTTGTAGCCTTACCGTCTCCACTGAAATATACAATGAGTCTGTAGATGTTTCAAATGACTGACTTTGTAGTCTTAGCGTCTCCACTGAAATATACAGTGAGTCTGTAGATGTTTCAAATGACTGGCTTTGTCGTCTTAGCGTCTCCACTGAAATATACAGTGAGTCTGTAGATGTTTCAAATGACTGACTTTGTAGTCTTAGCGTCTCCACTGAAATATACAGTGAGTCTGTAGATGTTTCAAATGACTGGCTTTGTCGTCTTAGCGTCTCCACTGAAATATACAGTGAGTCTGTAGATGTTTCAAATGACTGGCTTTGTCGTCTTAGCGTCTCCACTGAAATATACAGTGAGTCTGTAGATGTTTCAAATGACTGGCTTTGTCGTCTTAGCGTCTCCACTGAAATATACAGTGAGTCTGTAGATGCTACAAAGCCAGTCATTTGAAACCTTAGCGTCTCCActgaaatatacagtgccttcggaaagaattcagaccccttgactttttccacacggtcataaaattgattcaatatttttttccccctcgtcaatctacacaattccccataattccccataatgacaaagtgaagacAGGTTTTTCGaaaattttaatttattttttaaaaacataccttattcagagcctttgctatgagactggaaattgagctcaggtgcatcctgtttccattgatcatccttaagatgtttctacaacttaattggagtccacctgtggtaaattaaattgttttggacatgatttggaaagacagacaggtgtgtaaggtcccacagttgacagtgcatgtcagagcaaaaaccaagccatattTGTGTGTAGACTAGGAAGGGGgctgtttaatccattttagaatagggctaaACTAACAgagtggaaaaggtcaaggggtctgaattatttCCGAACGCGCTGTAAGTAATGTTTGCTCAATAATACAATTTCTTTACCCACTCAGGACAAGAACCATAACTTGTATGAGTTAACTTGATGTTTAATAACAACCTTCACATTTATCCTGCGTGATTTACATTTGACACAACAGACATTTCCCATGGGAGCAGTTTTGGAGTGTCTTACTAGCCACGttttctagctggtctgtctgaGCCTCAGTGTCTGTCTGCTCCCACCCAGGTGCTCTGAACCATGCAGCCAGTAAGAAGCTGGACTTGGAGGCCTGGTTCCCAGGGTCCGCAGCCTTCAGAGAGCTGGTCTCCTGCTCCAACTGTTTAGACTACCAGGCTCGTCGGCTGCGTATCCGCTACGGACAGACCAAAAAGATGATGGACAAGGTGAGAGTACCCAGTCTTTCCATAGAAAACCCTCCCATTATAAAATTGATAGTTCTGGATTTGCTTCCATAATCAAAAAGTCAAATTTTGAGTGGAGTATTTGAACCAGTTCACATGACTCTTCCTGTGTTCTTTAGGCCGACTATGTGCATATGCTCAACGCGACCATGTGTGCCACCACACGTGTAATGTGTGCTATCCTGGAGACGTACCAGACAGAAGAAGGTATCATTATTCCAGAGGTACTCCGGAACTTCATGCCTCCAGGTGAGccacagtgtttgtttacaggtTTTGTGAAGGTTCGTGCAATACGTGTGCCATATGCATGGAAGGTAGTGAGAAGAAACAACCTTTCATGATCGCAGAGTACTTAAAAATATATAGATTTGCTTCTATGCGTATTTGATGACTAGTATTGCCATGAaagcagtttgtgtgtgtgtactgaatgTGTACACTTTCATTCCTATTCTATACATTTTCTTAGGTATGACAGAGATGCTGAAGTTTGTAAAGCCTGCCCCTATTGATGTGGAGATGTCCAAGAAGCAGAAGAAACAGCAGGATGGAGGGAAGAAGAAGCAGGGAAGTGGAGACCAGCTCCAGAACCAAGTGGAGAACATGTCTGTCCACAATTCCTAGACCCCATCATCATCCCCATTCTTACACTCCCTTCACTCTCACCACATCTGTAAATGGACTGCTCCAACCTATCACCAATGCATCTCATTGAGCTCTGGGTCTAGTGACCAGTCTGTCGCTCTCCTCTCCCAGAGATAAGGTTCAACCCCTTTTCTACTGTATGAACAGAATACATACTGAAAGGTTAATTATGAAAGGGAAAAGCTGAAGGTGTTGCTAGTTAGTGGGAAAGGGGCTGTTAACAGCTTTGGGGCAATAGTAATGTTAGGTCTGCTGCATGCAATTATCTTAACTGTAACATCCAAACAATATCAAGTCTGAACTCTGGAATTCTGTGAAATTTCGTTTGACGCTTATTattgcaaaatgtttttaaagTGACGTGAACATTCAATCAACATCTTGAGTCGGgcacagacgtgtgtgtgtgtgtgagttgctTTTAGTAATACAGTTGCTTTGAAGTTCTTAACTACATTTTAATTGTCTGAATGAATATCACCATAAATCACGCAACTATCCTCTGTAAATTCAGAAGGGCTGGGGTCATCAGACATCTGGAATCTGTCTTGTTTGGGCTTTTTGTGACACACCGCTCTCTCAACTCAGTAGGCGTTTTCCTACATTGTTGCTTGAGGTCATTTGCTTCTAGTGCTTGTCAGGATAATACGATGTCTGTATGTACTTGCGTAGGACAAGGCGTTGATAAAGAGGCACCACTAACAATAAATAATATGAAAAACGACTTTCCTAGTGTGTTTTTCCCAATGATATGAGATGTCTGTAACAGTTTGCGATTGATACAGATAGATGCTATCTGATAGCAATGACTGAACTGAAGGATATCAGCTGAAGAGCAATAAGGAAGAATTTAATTTTGGTTAGTCATTAACCCCACTAGACTTTACACCCAAAGCAAGCTCACCACCTGAAGTCGTATAACTACAATCGTGTGGATTGTTACTGAAAAAAGGTAAGACCACAAATTTACCACAGTTTTGAAATTGAGTTAAGGGGCCTTACACAGGTCATTTACACCCAGGCATCATGAGAACCAGTTGATTTAGTGGTGTAATATCCTGAAATGCTATACTTGAATCATTTGTTTTTCCAGGAGCACATCCCTGTCATAGCCGGATTCATTTTTTGAGTGTAAAGATGAGTGATATCTCTGACGATGATAATGAGATCTCTTTCGCCGTTAAAGTAAGTGAAGACATCAAGGCGGCATGAATAGTGTCATGTTAATCAATATATTTCCTAATATAATACATTAGGGACCATATTGCTATGGCTTGGGGTGACAATTTGATTTTGTGAATGTTATTGCCCTCTGTGACGGTCTCTCTTGGTCTTCATAAGTTTCTGGGGCGTGTTGAGGTGGTCCGTTCTGAGGGCATGCAGGTCCTGAATGAGGCCATTCAGAACCGGAAGGTAAATATCCATAACAGCTGTCCCAACCATTTCTCTGCCTAATATTAGACAGTTGACAAGGGGTGTGTTCAGCAGGACTCAATGTTTTGGcatgttcagatagaaatatgctACGTAGAACAATCATGCCGGtctgacatgtagaataaggaatcaCTTTGGCTCTATTTGTAGCATttctatataaactcagcaaaaaaagaaacatccctttttcaggaacctg is part of the Oncorhynchus masou masou isolate Uvic2021 chromosome 33, UVic_Omas_1.1, whole genome shotgun sequence genome and harbors:
- the LOC135527392 gene encoding serine--tRNA ligase, cytoplasmic-like is translated as MVLDLDQFRADKGGDPEVIRETQRKRFKDVSLVDKLVHADTEWRKCRFTADNLNKAKNLCSRTVGEKMKKKEPIGEDDSLPDDTQNLEALTADTLAPLTVTQIKKVRLLVDEAVQKSDSERVKLEEERFQYLREIGNLLHPSVPISNDEDADNKVERTWGDCTVQKKYSHVDLVVMIDGYDGEKGAIVAGSRGYFLKGPLVFLEQALINYALRMLHSKNYQMLYTPFFMRKEVMQEVAQLSQFDDELYKVIGKSSEKSEDTAIDEKYLIATSEQPIAAFLRDEWLKPEELPIRYAGLSTCFRQEVGSHGRDTRGIFRVHQFEKIEQFVFASPHDNKSWEMMDEMIGTAEEFYQTLGIPYRIVNIVSGALNHAASKKLDLEAWFPGSAAFRELVSCSNCLDYQARRLRIRYGQTKKMMDKADYVHMLNATMCATTRVMCAILETYQTEEGIIIPEVLRNFMPPGMTEMLKFVKPAPIDVEMSKKQKKQQDGGKKKQGSGDQLQNQVENMSVHNS